Proteins co-encoded in one Actinomadura luteofluorescens genomic window:
- the folP gene encoding dihydropteroate synthase, with amino-acid sequence MAIINRTPDSFHDRGRTFALDKALVAAENALARGADWLDIGGVPFAPGPPVSIEEEIDRVVPVIEGARSRTDAVISVETYRPEVARAAFAAGADVLNNTSGLHDPALADAVAEAGATLIITHSLADPRTPYPRPRYDDVVTEVAEFLRRRAALAEKHGVPADRIIIDPGHDLNKNTYHSLELTRRLPEIAQLGYPLLVAVSNKDFIGETLERDQQDRVEGTIAALVVSIMSGARIVRVHDVAEAKAAVNMVESILGWRPPAYVRHNLV; translated from the coding sequence ATGGCGATAATCAACCGCACTCCCGACTCATTTCACGATCGGGGCCGCACCTTCGCCTTGGACAAGGCTCTGGTCGCGGCGGAGAACGCACTCGCCCGCGGGGCCGACTGGCTGGACATCGGCGGCGTCCCCTTCGCTCCGGGGCCTCCGGTGAGCATCGAGGAGGAGATCGACCGTGTCGTCCCGGTCATCGAGGGCGCCCGCTCCCGCACGGACGCCGTGATCTCCGTCGAGACGTACCGGCCCGAGGTCGCCCGCGCCGCCTTCGCCGCCGGCGCCGACGTCCTGAACAACACGAGCGGCCTGCACGACCCCGCCCTCGCCGACGCGGTCGCGGAGGCCGGCGCGACGCTCATCATCACGCACAGCCTCGCCGACCCCCGCACTCCCTACCCCCGCCCCCGGTACGACGACGTGGTCACCGAGGTCGCCGAGTTCCTGCGCCGGCGGGCCGCCCTCGCCGAGAAGCACGGCGTGCCGGCGGACCGGATCATCATCGACCCCGGCCACGACCTCAACAAGAACACCTACCACTCGCTCGAACTCACCCGCCGTCTCCCGGAGATCGCGCAGCTCGGCTACCCGCTGCTCGTCGCGGTCTCGAACAAGGACTTCATCGGCGAGACGCTGGAGCGAGACCAGCAGGACCGCGTCGAGGGCACCATCGCCGCCCTCGTCGTCTCCATCATGAGCGGCGCACGCATCGTCCGGGTTCACGATGTCGCGGAGGCGAAGGCGGCGGTGAACATGGTCGAAAGCATCCTCGGCTGGCGTCCACCCGCCTACGTCCGCCACAACCTCGTCTAG
- a CDS encoding dihydrofolate reductase family protein, translating into MIEISGMALLLVRARGLDHHMVRGGGGLYSAQMDVSAMLERYAYPETAPWLRANMIASLDGGIRYQGSTSALGYAGDWALMQGLRTLADVVIMGATTVREYGAYPSEASKLAVVSRSLRLDFDGPLFTEAPAPPVVITCGAAPAERLREAEKHAEVMVCGTDSTDLGMALRRLADKGYRRQLCEGGPVLLAQIAAAGWLHELCLTLSPVITAGDAARVLDGPSIDMQRMELCHAFQDENYLFLRYRMAER; encoded by the coding sequence ATGATCGAGATCAGTGGCATGGCACTCCTCCTCGTCCGGGCGCGCGGCCTTGATCATCACATGGTCCGGGGTGGCGGCGGCCTCTACAGTGCACAGATGGACGTGAGCGCGATGCTGGAGCGGTACGCCTATCCGGAGACGGCGCCGTGGCTGCGGGCGAACATGATCGCGTCGCTCGATGGGGGGATCCGGTACCAGGGGAGCACCAGTGCACTCGGGTACGCGGGGGACTGGGCCCTCATGCAGGGGCTCAGGACGCTGGCCGACGTTGTGATCATGGGGGCCACGACGGTTCGGGAGTACGGGGCGTATCCGTCGGAGGCGTCGAAGCTGGCCGTCGTGTCGCGGAGTCTGCGGCTCGATTTCGACGGGCCGCTGTTCACCGAGGCGCCCGCGCCGCCGGTCGTCATCACGTGCGGCGCGGCCCCGGCCGAGCGTCTGCGCGAAGCCGAGAAGCACGCCGAGGTCATGGTGTGCGGTACCGACTCCACTGACTTGGGCATGGCGTTGCGGCGGCTGGCCGACAAGGGTTACCGGCGCCAGCTTTGTGAGGGAGGCCCGGTCCTGCTGGCTCAGATCGCCGCCGCGGGCTGGCTGCACGAGCTGTGCCTGACGTTGAGTCCGGTCATCACCGCCGGTGACGCCGCCCGTGTCTTGGATGGTCCGAGTATCGACATGCAGCGCATGGAGTTGTGCCACGCGTTCCAGGACGAGAACTATCTCTTCCTGCGGTACCGCATGGCCGAGCGCTAG